From a single Thalassospira sp. ER-Se-21-Dark genomic region:
- a CDS encoding HAD family hydrolase, whose amino-acid sequence MYKLIAFDGDDTLWHNEPLFRQAHVQLREMLGHYVDPEQVDDRLYQAELANLSIYGYGVTGFTLSMIETAIELSDRKISAEDIHKLAETGKSMLRAPTRIIDGAEAVLKQYAKHPNYKVVLITKGDLIAQQLKIDRSGFEDLFDGIEIVSEKDPLTYRNIFGRYGVDPEDAIMIGNSMKSDILPVLACGATAIHIPYEITWVHEMVDQTEIDNDKVITAESIADVPGIIEKLEQQMASGRMENV is encoded by the coding sequence ATGTACAAGCTGATTGCTTTTGATGGCGACGATACCCTGTGGCACAACGAGCCACTTTTCCGCCAAGCCCATGTGCAGCTGCGCGAAATGCTGGGACATTATGTTGATCCCGAACAGGTTGATGATCGTCTCTATCAGGCCGAGTTGGCCAACCTGTCCATCTATGGCTATGGCGTGACGGGCTTTACCCTGTCGATGATTGAAACCGCGATCGAATTGTCTGATCGTAAAATCAGTGCCGAAGACATCCACAAACTGGCCGAAACCGGCAAATCCATGCTGCGCGCGCCCACCCGTATCATTGACGGGGCAGAGGCCGTGCTGAAACAGTATGCCAAGCACCCGAATTACAAGGTTGTCCTGATCACCAAGGGCGATCTGATCGCCCAGCAGCTCAAGATTGATCGCTCCGGGTTCGAGGACCTGTTTGACGGGATCGAGATTGTCTCGGAAAAGGATCCGCTGACCTATCGCAACATCTTTGGCCGCTATGGCGTCGATCCCGAAGATGCGATCATGATCGGCAACTCGATGAAATCCGATATTCTGCCGGTCCTTGCGTGCGGGGCGACCGCGATCCACATTCCCTATGAAATCACCTGGGTCCATGAAATGGTCGATCAGACAGAGATCGACAATGACAAGGTCATCACGGCTGAAAGCATTGCCGATGTACCCGGGATCATCGAAAAACTCGAACAGCAAATGGCGAGTGGGAGAATGGAAAATGTCTGA
- a CDS encoding acylphosphatase, with amino-acid sequence MTDTSPDPSTGDGNIAVHARIEGRVQGVWYRAWTVEEACKRDLTGWVRNRNDGSVEAVFCGPAKVVQSMITACHDGPTHARVDRIHEEPALEDGFTTFEKRPTA; translated from the coding sequence ATGACCGATACAAGCCCCGACCCGTCAACGGGGGATGGCAACATTGCCGTCCATGCCCGGATCGAAGGCCGGGTGCAGGGCGTGTGGTATCGCGCCTGGACCGTCGAAGAAGCCTGCAAGCGCGATCTCACCGGCTGGGTGCGCAATCGCAATGATGGCTCGGTGGAGGCGGTGTTTTGCGGTCCGGCCAAGGTGGTGCAATCCATGATCACCGCCTGTCACGATGGCCCGACCCATGCGCGCGTTGATCGCATCCACGAAGAACCAGCACTCGAAGACGGGTTTACCACGTTCGAGAAGCGCCCAACCGCCTGA
- a CDS encoding DUF1244 domain-containing protein — protein MSDCAGSEMSTEAVLANGPAADLDPQTKLELEAAAFRGLVTHLQDRKDVQNIDLMNLAGFCRNCLAKWYLAAARERGVAMDYDGAREVVYGMTYDAWKDNHQAPASDEQKQKFQDTAHLHAKIPGAK, from the coding sequence ATGTCTGATTGCGCCGGTTCTGAAATGTCCACCGAGGCGGTTCTCGCCAACGGCCCGGCCGCCGATCTTGATCCGCAAACCAAGCTCGAACTCGAAGCCGCTGCCTTTCGTGGCCTTGTCACGCACCTTCAGGACCGCAAGGATGTTCAGAATATCGATCTGATGAACCTTGCCGGGTTCTGCCGCAACTGTCTGGCCAAATGGTATCTGGCAGCTGCCCGCGAACGCGGTGTTGCGATGGATTATGATGGGGCGCGCGAAGTCGTCTATGGCATGACCTATGACGCCTGGAAGGATAACCATCAGGCGCCGGCATCGGATGAACAGAAGCAGAAGTTTCAGGACACCGCCCATCTCCATGCCAAGATCCCCGGCGCGAAATAA
- a CDS encoding DUF4336 domain-containing protein, translating into MFSVETYAPLDHAKPIAENVWIFDGPVIGFQYAGLKLPFPTRMTIIRLQSGKLFVHSPIRLNETLKAEVDALGEVAYLIAPNTIHYAGVPDWQKAYPDAKAFCAPGVIKRAQSVGITVNFDAELADTPESEWADEIEQVLVRGSYLNEAVFFHDASKTLILTDLIENFEAPKIKSPIWRFMVRLFGTMDPHGSTPRDMRLTFAGYKDSVRKAVLTMIDWNPDYVVLAHGRCYDTNAVAELERAFSWVLK; encoded by the coding sequence ATGTTCTCTGTCGAGACCTATGCCCCGCTTGATCACGCCAAACCGATTGCCGAGAATGTCTGGATCTTTGATGGTCCGGTGATCGGGTTTCAGTATGCCGGGCTTAAGCTGCCCTTCCCGACCCGGATGACAATCATCCGCCTCCAAAGCGGCAAACTGTTTGTCCACTCGCCGATCCGGCTCAATGAAACGCTTAAGGCCGAGGTCGATGCGCTGGGCGAAGTTGCCTATCTGATTGCACCCAATACCATCCATTATGCCGGTGTGCCCGATTGGCAAAAGGCCTATCCGGATGCAAAGGCGTTCTGTGCGCCCGGTGTGATCAAACGCGCCCAGTCGGTCGGGATTACGGTCAATTTTGATGCGGAACTTGCCGATACGCCGGAGTCTGAGTGGGCCGATGAGATCGAACAGGTTCTGGTGCGGGGCAGTTATTTGAACGAGGCGGTGTTTTTCCATGACGCATCCAAAACCCTGATCCTGACCGACCTGATCGAAAACTTCGAAGCCCCTAAAATCAAAAGCCCGATCTGGCGGTTTATGGTCAGGCTGTTTGGCACCATGGACCCGCATGGCAGCACGCCACGCGACATGCGCCTGACCTTTGCCGGGTATAAGGACAGCGTGCGCAAGGCCGTCCTGACCATGATTGACTGGAACCCGGACTATGTCGTTCTGGCGCATGGGCGGTGTTACGACACCAATGCGGTGGCGGAGCTTGAGCGTGCCTTTTCCTGGGTTTTGAAGTAA
- a CDS encoding HAD family acid phosphatase: MTFIAKSFGVAAIVATSALCAFGAQAEPEQNDGLNGTLWLQTSVEYKTTAMSVYAGATRLLDAAIGDHSWTAALEQDGNYMTKPPAVILDVDETVLDNSAYQAWVVTDKTHYSSKTWAAFVHDMISTPTPGALEFTKAAAARGVEVFYVSNRKAPEEEPTIENLKKYGFPYADEKHVMLRGEVEEWGSNKTPRRAAVAEDYRVIMQFGDNFGDFTDEIDGSITERLEVMEKYGNYWGERWFMLPNPSYGSWEEAAFGGDWGKSGDERRQDKLNAMTPWAGPAE; encoded by the coding sequence ATGACCTTTATCGCAAAATCATTTGGCGTTGCTGCCATTGTTGCGACCAGTGCGCTTTGCGCATTCGGCGCACAGGCAGAGCCGGAACAGAATGACGGCCTGAACGGCACGCTGTGGCTGCAGACCTCGGTCGAATACAAAACGACCGCCATGTCGGTCTATGCCGGTGCGACCCGTTTGCTGGATGCCGCCATTGGCGATCACAGCTGGACCGCAGCGCTCGAGCAGGACGGCAACTATATGACCAAGCCGCCGGCAGTCATTCTGGACGTTGATGAAACCGTTCTGGATAACTCCGCCTATCAGGCTTGGGTTGTCACCGACAAAACCCATTACAGCTCCAAAACCTGGGCGGCCTTTGTGCACGACATGATTTCCACCCCGACCCCGGGCGCGCTGGAATTCACCAAGGCGGCTGCCGCCCGCGGTGTGGAAGTCTTCTATGTCTCGAACCGCAAGGCCCCGGAAGAAGAACCCACCATCGAAAACCTCAAGAAATATGGCTTCCCCTATGCCGATGAAAAGCATGTCATGCTGCGTGGCGAGGTCGAAGAATGGGGCTCCAACAAAACCCCGCGCCGTGCTGCTGTTGCTGAGGATTATCGTGTGATCATGCAGTTTGGCGACAATTTCGGTGACTTCACTGACGAGATTGATGGCTCCATCACTGAGCGTCTCGAAGTCATGGAAAAATACGGCAATTACTGGGGCGAACGCTGGTTCATGCTCCCGAACCCGAGCTACGGCTCATGGGAAGAAGCAGCCTTCGGTGGCGATTGGGGCAAGTCTGGCGACGAACGCCGCCAGGACAAACTCAATGCCATGACCCCGTGGGCGGGGCCGGCTGAATAA
- a CDS encoding DMT family transporter, whose product MNTTVAPKHRDRVLLAVGTIIFTVFALSLGDALIKQSSGQFVIWQIFVIRSAIAIPFLVGYLAIRVPSALRLGHAFGWTTLRSLLLVVMWICYYLSLPHLTLSVAAATYYTLPIFITLFSAITTRTKISKTGWFAVVIGFAGVLFILRPDAGNFNGYALLPLFAAMLYAVAMILTRTKCRDEHPIKLSLALNIAFVAVGAIAALVISLLSGDMRDGFLLAPWSTMTLTGLGTMAILAASILIGSIGAAIAYQNGPPAMIGTFDFAYVGFSFVWGVVFFAETPDALSLIGIVLIVGAGVMALRQ is encoded by the coding sequence ATGAACACGACTGTCGCCCCCAAACACCGTGATCGTGTCCTACTGGCTGTCGGGACGATCATTTTTACCGTTTTCGCCCTGTCACTGGGCGATGCGTTGATCAAACAATCGAGCGGCCAGTTCGTCATCTGGCAGATATTCGTCATCAGATCCGCAATCGCCATTCCCTTTCTGGTGGGCTATCTGGCAATTCGTGTCCCGTCGGCCTTGCGCCTTGGTCACGCTTTTGGCTGGACCACGTTGCGCAGCCTTTTGCTGGTCGTGATGTGGATTTGCTATTATCTGTCCCTGCCGCATCTGACCCTGTCGGTGGCGGCGGCAACCTATTACACCTTGCCGATTTTCATCACGCTGTTTAGCGCCATCACGACCCGAACCAAAATCAGCAAAACAGGCTGGTTTGCCGTCGTCATCGGCTTTGCGGGGGTGCTGTTTATTCTGCGTCCGGATGCCGGAAACTTTAATGGTTATGCATTGCTGCCGCTGTTTGCGGCCATGCTGTATGCGGTGGCGATGATCTTGACCCGCACCAAATGCCGGGACGAACATCCGATCAAGCTCTCGCTTGCGCTGAACATCGCCTTTGTTGCGGTCGGGGCGATTGCTGCGCTGGTGATCAGCCTGCTGTCTGGTGATATGCGCGATGGCTTCCTTCTTGCCCCCTGGAGCACCATGACCCTAACCGGCTTGGGCACGATGGCGATTCTGGCGGCATCCATCCTGATCGGCAGCATCGGGGCAGCCATTGCCTATCAAAACGGCCCGCCCGCCATGATCGGTACGTTTGATTTTGCCTATGTCGGGTTTTCGTTTGTCTGGGGTGTGGTCTTCTTTGCCGAAACCCCCGATGCCCTGTCTCTGATCGGCATTGTCCTGATTGTCGGGGCAGGGGTGATGGCGCTTCGCCAGTAA